One window from the genome of Pseudalkalibacillus hwajinpoensis encodes:
- a CDS encoding LacI family DNA-binding transcriptional regulator — protein sequence MPTIKDVAKRAGVSRTTVSRVLNDNGYVSHEARQRVVEAVEEMGYIPSAHAKTMRTKRSGVIGVILPRISTETASRVVNGIENELAANGYQILLTNTQLQPEKEIQNIKLLKSRQVDGIILLATNRNQELLDTISDASIPFVAIGQELNGVMSVVYDDYHSSYSVTESLIEKGHRHIGFIGVPETDHAVGIVRKQGYLDAMKKHGLTVEKGWIQYGNFTFESGYEAAKQLVEQSELKPTAIFAVTDRMAIGALGLLKEQGIRIPEDMALFGIGASDLSRHVTPALSTVDYFNEDAGQKTAQLILEQLSGKVLEKKKLKLNYRLIERDSV from the coding sequence ATGCCAACAATTAAGGATGTAGCAAAACGAGCAGGTGTTTCACGAACAACAGTCTCGCGAGTGCTAAATGACAATGGTTATGTTAGTCATGAAGCAAGGCAGCGCGTCGTTGAAGCAGTGGAAGAGATGGGATATATTCCGAGTGCACATGCGAAAACAATGCGTACGAAGCGTTCGGGCGTTATAGGCGTTATTCTGCCAAGAATCAGTACTGAAACAGCCAGTCGTGTTGTTAATGGGATCGAGAATGAGCTTGCGGCCAACGGTTATCAGATTCTTCTAACCAATACCCAATTACAGCCTGAGAAAGAAATACAAAATATAAAGCTATTAAAAAGTCGTCAGGTGGACGGTATTATTTTGCTTGCCACAAATCGGAACCAAGAATTACTTGATACCATTTCAGATGCTTCTATTCCTTTTGTTGCAATTGGACAGGAATTAAATGGCGTCATGTCTGTCGTATACGATGACTATCATTCTTCATATAGTGTGACAGAGTCACTTATAGAAAAAGGTCACCGCCACATTGGTTTTATAGGTGTACCAGAAACAGACCATGCTGTTGGGATCGTGAGGAAACAGGGTTACCTTGATGCAATGAAAAAGCACGGTTTAACAGTGGAAAAAGGTTGGATTCAATATGGGAACTTTACATTTGAGTCCGGATATGAAGCTGCCAAACAATTAGTGGAGCAATCTGAATTAAAACCAACCGCTATTTTTGCCGTAACGGATCGCATGGCGATTGGAGCGCTTGGCTTGTTGAAAGAGCAGGGGATTCGCATTCCAGAAGATATGGCATTATTCGGTATCGGTGCTTCTGACTTATCCCGCCACGTGACGCCGGCATTATCAACTGTGGACTATTTTAATGAAGATGCTGGACAGAAAACGGCTCAGCTTATTTTAGAGCAGCTATCAGGGAAAGTTTTGGAAAAGAAAAAGCTTAAACTTAACTATAGACTTATTGAAAGGGATAGTGTATAG
- a CDS encoding NAD(P)/FAD-dependent oxidoreductase yields the protein MYDVTIIGAGVSGIFMAYQLTELHPEYKIMLIDKGKKLSDRNCRLGSQQECSCDICDQYIGFAGLGKSEGKFNYTNDFGGSLGRKIGTAQSEKLMWEVDRILCSFGGDKAELYHTYSSELEEKAKNVGLDVFTTSVRHLGTNLSFEVFQNLYEYLLERIDLRFETDVYSIEKAECFEVTTSTGNVKTKNVVISTGNSGSEWMYAQCEQLGLVPGPARLDLGIRVEMRGDQLTSILKDTFETKLHIQREAFEGTTYCMNPNGRIIRKYQHGLVMPDGQNKRENNAPGNNLNFTLFVPSFYSSKEEADNTAQQIIGGINRGGERIVVQRLRELKKQEATTSTILSSNSIVPSLDGEAGNLIDEVPNIYLRALQEFLYCLEKLIGEPIDGETLLYGMDGKFYEAKIQTNDHFETEVEGLFLIGDCSGETHSLSQAAASGLYVANLM from the coding sequence ATGTACGATGTCACGATCATTGGAGCTGGAGTTAGTGGTATTTTTATGGCATATCAGTTAACGGAGCTACATCCAGAATATAAAATCATGTTAATCGATAAAGGAAAGAAGCTTTCCGACCGAAATTGTAGGCTTGGTTCACAACAAGAATGTTCTTGTGACATTTGTGACCAATACATAGGGTTTGCTGGGCTAGGTAAATCAGAAGGTAAATTTAATTATACGAATGATTTTGGTGGTAGTCTCGGTAGAAAAATAGGTACTGCTCAGTCGGAAAAATTGATGTGGGAAGTCGACCGCATTCTTTGTTCTTTTGGCGGGGACAAGGCTGAGCTCTATCATACATACAGTTCGGAGTTAGAGGAGAAAGCCAAAAACGTAGGGTTAGATGTGTTCACGACTTCAGTTAGACACCTTGGGACAAACCTTTCTTTTGAAGTGTTTCAAAATTTGTATGAGTATTTGTTAGAAAGAATTGATTTAAGATTTGAAACGGATGTTTACTCGATTGAAAAAGCGGAATGCTTTGAGGTAACTACCTCAACAGGAAACGTGAAAACAAAAAATGTTGTTATCTCGACAGGTAATAGCGGAAGTGAGTGGATGTATGCCCAATGTGAACAGTTAGGTCTAGTGCCTGGTCCTGCTCGCCTTGATTTGGGTATTCGAGTAGAAATGCGAGGTGATCAGCTCACATCCATCTTGAAGGATACGTTCGAAACGAAGCTTCATATTCAACGAGAGGCATTTGAAGGAACGACGTACTGTATGAACCCAAATGGGCGAATTATAAGGAAATATCAACACGGGCTTGTTATGCCGGATGGACAGAATAAAAGAGAAAATAATGCGCCAGGAAACAATTTGAACTTCACCTTATTTGTTCCTTCTTTTTATTCTTCGAAAGAGGAAGCGGATAACACTGCACAGCAAATTATTGGAGGGATTAATAGAGGTGGGGAGCGAATTGTTGTCCAGCGTCTGCGGGAATTAAAAAAACAAGAGGCTACAACTTCGACAATTCTAAGTTCGAATTCAATTGTTCCTTCCCTTGATGGAGAAGCTGGGAACTTGATAGACGAAGTGCCGAACATCTATCTTCGTGCGCTTCAGGAGTTTCTTTATTGCCTCGAAAAGCTTATCGGTGAGCCAATTGATGGAGAGACGTTATTATATGGTATGGATGGAAAGTTTTACGAAGCAAAGATCCAGACAAATGATCATTTTGAAACAGAAGTAGAAGGTCTCTTTTTGATCGGAGATTGCTCTGGTGAAACGCATTCTCTATCACAGGCAGCAGCAAGCGGTTTATATGTTGCAAATTTGATGTAA
- a CDS encoding CotH kinase family protein produces MSIPHYHLSIDKKGMKKLKKDKWSDQLVPAVLQVDQTNYEVKTTYRGAHTRKFKKKSYMVEFNDTNLFHHQKTLHLNAEFNDYSLLRSKLSFNLFHKLNVLTPNAEHIMLTHNNHFSSIYLKLDSIDEFYLNNHNLPDGPIYYAQNDDANFSLLRPDDYKPKKSLLDGYMRKYGLESDDHSVEILLYKINTLSQEKFITEINNFIDVEKYLSWLCGVVCTQNFDAFIQNYALYQNRETNRFEVIPWDYDATWGRDINGRMMEHDYIPISGYNTLTARLLACPTFRARYKLKLEQTIETFFTTKELEKEINELHQILRPYALNDTFLKNKLSYFDSEPDFILKYIRDRVNFIKKELTDF; encoded by the coding sequence ATGAGCATTCCACACTATCATTTATCGATCGATAAAAAAGGTATGAAAAAGCTAAAGAAAGATAAATGGAGCGATCAACTTGTACCAGCTGTTTTACAAGTAGACCAAACGAATTATGAGGTGAAAACAACTTATCGTGGCGCACACACGCGAAAATTCAAAAAAAAATCGTATATGGTTGAGTTTAATGACACGAACTTATTTCATCATCAAAAAACACTGCACTTAAATGCCGAATTCAATGATTATTCATTATTAAGAAGTAAGCTTTCTTTCAATTTATTTCATAAATTGAATGTACTAACTCCTAATGCTGAACACATTATGCTCACACACAATAACCACTTCTCAAGCATCTACTTAAAACTGGATTCGATAGATGAATTTTATCTTAACAATCATAACCTACCAGATGGGCCCATTTACTATGCTCAAAATGATGACGCCAATTTTTCACTCCTTCGACCTGATGATTACAAACCGAAGAAATCATTGCTTGATGGATATATGAGAAAATACGGATTGGAGTCAGACGATCATTCAGTTGAAATTCTTCTATATAAAATCAACACATTATCACAAGAAAAGTTTATAACTGAAATAAACAATTTTATAGACGTTGAAAAATATTTAAGCTGGCTATGTGGCGTCGTTTGCACACAAAACTTTGATGCCTTTATTCAAAACTACGCCCTTTACCAAAACAGAGAAACCAATCGGTTTGAAGTTATTCCATGGGATTACGACGCTACGTGGGGGCGAGATATTAACGGAAGAATGATGGAACATGACTATATCCCCATCAGTGGCTACAATACGCTTACAGCGAGACTACTAGCCTGTCCTACCTTTAGAGCTCGATACAAATTAAAACTTGAGCAAACAATCGAAACATTCTTTACCACCAAAGAACTTGAAAAAGAGATCAATGAACTTCACCAAATTTTGAGACCTTATGCCCTTAACGATACTTTTCTAAAAAATAAACTAAGCTACTTTGATTCAGAACCTGACTTTATACTTAAATACATCCGAGACCGCGTGAATTTTATAAAGAAAGAATTGACCGATTTTTAA
- a CDS encoding cation:proton antiporter — protein sequence MVDSILFNIMLVGALGIFSQWIAWRFHFPAIVVMSIIGLLVGPLFGLLHPEDVFGDLFDPFVSIAVAIILFEGSLNLDFREIKGLGRPVGRIVTIGAFLAWLLGSLSAHYVAGLSWGVAFVIGGLFIVTGPTVILPLLRQAKLKPRPAKILKWEGIIVDPLGALLAVFAFEIIKFLKVEEATATVLLVFFLGSLFATLFGFLCGRGVGWMFEKGYVPEFLKSPVVFAVVILCFAVADEITHETGLLAVTAMGITLANMHISSIDDMRHFKENISVLLISTIFIMLTASLSVDTLLEIFHWQILVFVILMLFVVRPLSIWLSTIGTDLSWQEKTLVGWIAPRGIVALTVASYFASVLLDAGFEDAKILMSLTFALVFATVVVHGFSIRWTAEKLGLASDGQPGVLIVGGSTFSTALSKTLKELKIPVLITDSSWQRLLTTRKAGVPFYRGEILSEQTEYRLDLTPYEYMLAATELDSYNALVCTTFVPEIGRNNLFQLSLRNDRGDDLEELVHTIGGRVAFKEGATWESLNRKVESGYVFRKTNITQQYAYDQYLEERDDETIMLFVKKPSGSLEFFAHDSQTRAEAGDVIVSLMPPSKEFNRIREKLEKQRSDEKLEKDKEQKKQKEENE from the coding sequence ATGGTCGATTCGATTTTATTTAATATTATGCTTGTGGGTGCCCTTGGCATCTTTTCACAGTGGATTGCCTGGCGTTTTCACTTCCCTGCCATTGTCGTTATGTCCATCATTGGATTGCTTGTCGGTCCGCTTTTTGGATTACTTCATCCAGAAGATGTATTTGGTGACTTATTTGACCCGTTTGTATCTATCGCAGTTGCCATTATTTTATTTGAAGGAAGTCTAAATCTTGATTTTCGTGAGATTAAAGGGCTTGGGAGACCGGTCGGAAGAATTGTAACGATAGGAGCTTTTCTAGCGTGGCTCCTTGGTTCGTTATCAGCCCATTACGTTGCAGGTCTATCTTGGGGCGTAGCATTTGTTATTGGTGGATTATTTATTGTCACTGGCCCTACGGTCATTTTGCCGTTATTGAGGCAAGCCAAACTAAAACCAAGACCCGCGAAAATATTAAAGTGGGAAGGGATTATCGTTGATCCACTTGGAGCTCTTCTCGCTGTATTTGCATTCGAAATTATTAAATTCTTAAAAGTAGAAGAAGCAACGGCAACTGTCCTACTTGTCTTTTTCTTAGGATCCCTTTTTGCCACATTATTTGGCTTCTTATGTGGTCGCGGAGTAGGTTGGATGTTCGAGAAAGGTTATGTACCTGAATTCTTGAAATCTCCAGTCGTGTTCGCAGTGGTGATTCTTTGTTTCGCAGTGGCTGATGAAATCACGCATGAAACTGGACTGCTTGCTGTTACGGCAATGGGTATTACTCTTGCCAATATGCATATCTCTTCGATTGATGATATGAGGCATTTTAAAGAAAATATATCAGTGCTATTGATCTCTACGATTTTCATCATGCTAACAGCTTCTTTATCAGTTGACACTTTGCTTGAAATTTTCCATTGGCAAATTCTGGTCTTCGTAATTCTGATGTTATTTGTAGTAAGACCACTATCCATTTGGTTATCAACCATTGGAACGGATTTATCATGGCAAGAAAAAACGCTTGTTGGCTGGATCGCGCCACGAGGTATTGTGGCATTAACTGTAGCGAGCTATTTTGCTAGTGTTTTACTTGATGCAGGATTTGAGGATGCAAAAATATTAATGTCACTTACGTTTGCATTAGTATTCGCTACTGTTGTAGTTCACGGCTTTTCTATTCGTTGGACTGCTGAGAAGCTTGGACTAGCGAGTGATGGCCAGCCCGGTGTTCTGATTGTTGGGGGTAGTACGTTCTCTACGGCATTATCCAAAACGCTGAAAGAACTTAAAATCCCTGTATTAATAACAGACTCATCATGGCAAAGGCTGCTTACAACGAGAAAAGCAGGAGTACCTTTTTATAGAGGAGAAATACTCTCTGAGCAAACAGAGTATCGCCTTGATCTCACCCCTTACGAGTATATGCTTGCAGCTACGGAGCTTGATTCTTATAATGCGCTCGTTTGTACGACTTTCGTTCCGGAGATTGGTCGTAATAACCTCTTCCAGTTAAGCTTACGTAACGATCGAGGAGATGATCTGGAGGAGCTTGTTCACACGATCGGTGGACGTGTAGCCTTTAAAGAAGGAGCTACATGGGAAAGCCTGAATCGTAAGGTAGAAAGTGGTTATGTTTTCCGTAAAACAAACATCACTCAGCAATATGCTTATGATCAATACCTGGAAGAAAGAGACGATGAAACGATCATGCTCTTTGTGAAAAAGCCCTCTGGAAGTTTGGAGTTCTTCGCCCATGACTCTCAAACTAGAGCTGAAGCAGGTGATGTTATTGTTAGTTTGATGCCACCTAGTAAAGAATTTAATCGGATTAGAGAAAAGCTTGAGAAGCAGCGATCCGATGAGAAACTAGAAAAAGATAAAGAACAGAAGAAACAGAAGGAAGAAAATGAGTAA
- a CDS encoding MFS transporter: MTDHYEHENLDASARKKLIILVCTILAFAVMNGTMFNVAIPDIAASFNLSPSEVSWVLTGYILVFAIGSLMYGKLADIYPIKTLFTIGISIFATGAFIGFLSPNYPTLLAARILQAIGGATIPALAFIVPIRFLPKEKGRVFGLISSTVAFASGVGPIIGGVVGGTLNWRFLFLFSVATVFAIPLFRKWLPNEEKRSGSIDLPGAALMAVSVASLLFYITTFLWYLLVLFTVFFILFLWRTFTITHPFIDPVILKNTKYTITVLTSFLGTSALFGLIFVIPIMLRELNGLSTLNIGLVLFPGAMAAGLIGQIGGRIIEQRGAILVVKIALLLIASGTFFISTFSGYNAWVIAPCLLIAYLGFPLIQSSTADLLSSILPDNQNGVGMGVFNLLNFLAGAFSSAIFGRLLEMKNVTFSMNPLSRSGSNLIFSNLYLGLTCIALLAFAIFTLKFLSKREKALSESSAS; this comes from the coding sequence ATGACAGACCACTATGAACATGAAAATTTAGATGCATCAGCGCGGAAAAAGCTAATTATTCTTGTCTGTACGATTCTAGCTTTTGCCGTTATGAATGGAACGATGTTCAACGTTGCCATTCCCGATATTGCTGCATCTTTTAATCTCAGTCCATCAGAAGTAAGCTGGGTGTTAACTGGATATATTCTTGTATTTGCCATTGGCTCCCTTATGTACGGTAAGCTAGCGGATATCTATCCAATCAAAACTCTTTTTACTATAGGGATTAGTATTTTTGCTACAGGGGCCTTTATTGGTTTTCTTTCTCCCAACTATCCTACTCTTCTAGCAGCACGAATACTTCAAGCAATTGGTGGCGCAACAATTCCAGCGCTTGCCTTTATTGTTCCAATTCGGTTTCTCCCTAAAGAAAAAGGAAGAGTGTTTGGATTGATCTCTTCCACCGTTGCCTTTGCTTCAGGTGTCGGTCCTATAATCGGTGGTGTTGTAGGAGGTACGCTGAATTGGCGCTTCCTTTTCCTTTTCTCTGTTGCGACTGTATTTGCCATTCCGCTCTTTAGAAAATGGCTACCGAATGAAGAAAAGCGTTCAGGATCCATTGATTTACCAGGTGCTGCGCTTATGGCTGTATCGGTAGCATCATTGTTGTTCTATATTACAACGTTCCTTTGGTATTTACTCGTCCTCTTTACCGTCTTTTTCATTCTATTCTTATGGCGAACGTTTACGATTACACACCCATTTATCGATCCCGTTATATTGAAAAATACCAAATACACGATCACCGTGTTAACTAGTTTCCTTGGAACTTCCGCGCTCTTTGGATTGATCTTCGTCATCCCAATAATGTTGCGAGAGCTTAACGGGCTATCAACCTTAAATATCGGTCTTGTCTTATTTCCCGGGGCAATGGCTGCTGGTTTAATCGGCCAAATCGGTGGTAGAATCATCGAACAGCGTGGCGCAATACTTGTTGTAAAAATAGCGCTTCTTCTGATCGCAAGTGGAACATTTTTCATCTCAACGTTTTCAGGTTACAACGCATGGGTTATTGCACCGTGTCTATTAATAGCTTACCTTGGGTTTCCACTCATCCAGAGTTCAACAGCTGATCTCCTGTCTTCCATTCTACCTGATAACCAAAATGGTGTAGGTATGGGGGTTTTCAATTTATTGAACTTCCTTGCTGGCGCTTTTAGTTCAGCTATTTTCGGAAGGCTTCTTGAAATGAAAAACGTTACTTTTTCGATGAATCCACTTTCACGATCAGGAAGTAATCTCATTTTTAGTAACTTGTACCTTGGGTTAACCTGTATTGCTCTGCTCGCATTTGCCATCTTCACGTTGAAATTTCTATCAAAACGTGAAAAAGCACTATCCGAATCATCTGCGTCTTAA
- a CDS encoding SDR family NAD(P)-dependent oxidoreductase, translating into MNLQLTDKLALVTGSTSGIGKGIAEVLLKEGAEVIINGRTYERVQDVVKELSSLGNVHGVVGDLSKQGESKQLIEEVNKIGQLDILINNMGAFEVKPFTDVSDEEWMSYFQTNVISAVRLSREFLPTMLSRDTGRILNIASEAGVKPLSQMLPYSVTKSSLISLSRGLAEITKGSNVTVNSVLPGPTWTDGVASFMEGAAAEEKKDLDNFTRDYFKDNEPTSLIQRFARVEEVANTVAFLASPLSSAINGSAQRVEGGIIRSV; encoded by the coding sequence ATGAACTTACAATTAACTGACAAACTAGCACTTGTTACAGGGTCAACATCCGGAATAGGTAAAGGAATTGCGGAAGTACTATTAAAAGAAGGTGCAGAAGTTATTATCAACGGACGTACGTATGAGCGTGTACAGGATGTGGTGAAGGAACTATCATCACTCGGGAATGTACACGGCGTTGTTGGAGATCTTTCAAAGCAAGGCGAAAGCAAGCAACTCATTGAAGAAGTAAACAAGATTGGTCAGCTCGACATCTTAATTAATAATATGGGGGCATTTGAAGTTAAGCCGTTCACAGACGTATCAGATGAAGAGTGGATGAGTTATTTCCAAACAAACGTCATTAGTGCCGTGAGACTGAGTCGCGAATTTCTCCCTACTATGCTATCAAGGGATACAGGACGAATCCTGAATATCGCGAGTGAAGCAGGCGTTAAACCACTATCCCAAATGCTTCCATACTCGGTAACGAAAAGTTCTTTAATTAGCTTATCACGCGGACTTGCTGAAATAACAAAAGGCTCAAATGTTACTGTTAACTCTGTACTACCGGGTCCAACATGGACAGATGGCGTAGCAAGCTTCATGGAAGGCGCAGCTGCCGAAGAAAAGAAAGATCTTGATAACTTTACACGAGACTACTTTAAAGACAACGAACCAACATCGTTAATTCAACGTTTTGCACGAGTCGAAGAAGTGGCAAACACAGTAGCCTTTCTCGCGTCACCATTATCATCAGCGATAAATGGATCAGCTCAGCGTGTAGAGGGCGGAATTATTCGCTCCGTTTAA
- a CDS encoding glycoside hydrolase family 32 protein produces the protein MTDRNEQLKDLAMKEIEAQRETVESDYRRSAFHLMPPAGLLNDPNGFIQWKGVYHVFFQWMPFKTDHGAKFWGHYTSTDLINWELAPIALAPGDWYDKNGCYSGSAVVSEDKLMLFYTGNVKDEQGNRETYQCLAESEDGIHFDKKGVVLNLPEGYTPHFRDPKVWQHLEKWYMVVGTQNLNEEGRVALFESTNLKDWMLKGDVTASGEEPIGDLGFMWECPDLFELDGKDILLFSPQGLKPTGYLYQNVYQTGYLSGEMNYVSGKMNHGSFTELDRGFEFYAPQSTLDENGRRLMIGWMGVPEQGEEHHPTIEHKWIHMLTIPRELYYEGDKLIQRPVKELEAMRQNEVKKEITLSNEEKEWEEFHGTTYELLLHVQKVENSFAVNFRNNAEMIYDADKGILTFKRKSFVDGKDESRSCSIDEVYNLRFYVDSSSIEVFVNDGEEVFTSRFFPEEHDVSLTFKSNGYVDVQATKWLLEAK, from the coding sequence ATGACGGATCGAAACGAGCAGCTAAAGGATCTTGCAATGAAAGAAATAGAGGCACAACGTGAAACAGTTGAAAGTGACTACCGCCGCTCAGCATTTCACTTAATGCCACCTGCAGGGTTATTAAATGATCCAAATGGTTTTATACAATGGAAGGGCGTTTATCACGTTTTCTTTCAATGGATGCCTTTTAAAACGGATCATGGCGCTAAATTCTGGGGACATTATACGTCGACAGACCTCATTAACTGGGAGCTTGCCCCAATTGCCTTAGCCCCTGGGGACTGGTACGACAAGAATGGCTGCTATTCGGGAAGTGCGGTCGTCTCTGAAGATAAATTGATGCTTTTCTATACTGGGAATGTAAAAGATGAGCAGGGAAATCGTGAAACCTATCAGTGTCTGGCTGAATCAGAAGATGGGATTCACTTTGATAAAAAGGGCGTAGTATTAAACTTGCCTGAAGGATATACCCCTCATTTTCGAGATCCAAAAGTGTGGCAGCATTTAGAGAAATGGTACATGGTGGTTGGTACGCAGAACCTAAATGAAGAAGGTCGAGTCGCCTTATTTGAATCAACCAATTTAAAGGACTGGATGTTGAAAGGGGACGTCACAGCTTCTGGGGAAGAACCGATTGGTGATTTAGGATTCATGTGGGAATGCCCTGACTTATTTGAGTTAGATGGGAAGGATATTCTTCTCTTTTCCCCCCAAGGGCTAAAGCCTACAGGATACTTGTACCAAAATGTCTATCAAACAGGGTACCTTTCTGGAGAAATGAATTATGTGAGTGGAAAGATGAATCACGGATCGTTTACAGAGCTTGATCGAGGTTTTGAATTTTATGCACCACAATCGACACTTGATGAGAACGGAAGAAGGCTGATGATTGGTTGGATGGGTGTGCCTGAGCAGGGAGAAGAGCATCATCCAACAATCGAACACAAATGGATACACATGCTAACCATTCCAAGAGAGCTTTATTACGAAGGGGATAAACTTATCCAACGTCCTGTGAAGGAATTAGAAGCGATGCGACAGAATGAAGTGAAAAAAGAAATCACGCTTTCTAATGAAGAAAAGGAATGGGAGGAGTTTCACGGAACCACATATGAATTACTTCTTCATGTGCAGAAAGTGGAAAACTCGTTTGCTGTTAACTTCCGAAACAATGCCGAAATGATTTATGATGCTGATAAAGGAATATTAACGTTTAAACGAAAGAGTTTTGTTGATGGAAAGGATGAGTCGCGAAGCTGCTCCATCGATGAAGTTTATAACCTTCGATTCTATGTCGATTCATCCTCGATTGAAGTGTTTGTAAATGATGGTGAGGAAGTGTTCACATCAAGGTTTTTCCCTGAAGAACATGATGTAAGTCTTACCTTTAAAAGTAACGGCTATGTAGATGTGCAAGCGACAAAGTGGCTACTTGAAGCAAAATAG
- a CDS encoding sucrose-specific PTS transporter subunit IIBC, translating into MATNSEIAQEVIDAIGGQENIQSVAHCATRLRIMVHDKEKIDQERVEGVEKVKGAFYNSGQYQVIFGTGTVNRIYDEVTALGATGSTKSEIKEESSKQGNAFQRAIRSFGDVFVPIIPALVATGLFMGLRGLVLQEEILALFGLTPGDISDNFILFTQVLTDTAFIFLPALVAWSTFRVFGGNPTIGLVLGLMLVTPALPNAWEVAAGNAEPLKFLGFIPVVGYQGSVIPAFVAGLLGAKLEKRIRKIVPEALDLILTPFLVLLIMITLSLFAIGPIFHTVEEYIMDGTIYILDLPFGLSGLIIGFFHQIIVITGVHHIFNFLEIQLFENLGYNPFNPIISAAIAAQGGAALAVGLKTKSKKLKALALPSSLSAFLGITEPAIFGVNLRYMKPFIMGLIGGAVGGFLASLFKLKATGLAVTVIPGTLLFLNSQIVLYLLVNIISIGIAFGLTWAFGYKDGMLDK; encoded by the coding sequence ATGGCTACAAACAGTGAGATTGCTCAGGAAGTCATTGATGCTATTGGTGGACAGGAGAATATTCAATCTGTTGCCCATTGTGCAACAAGACTAAGAATTATGGTACACGACAAAGAAAAAATTGATCAAGAAAGAGTAGAAGGGGTAGAGAAAGTAAAGGGTGCCTTCTATAATTCTGGACAATATCAGGTTATTTTTGGGACAGGGACTGTTAACCGAATTTATGATGAGGTGACAGCGCTAGGAGCAACTGGTTCTACTAAGTCCGAAATTAAAGAAGAATCATCGAAGCAAGGAAATGCGTTTCAACGTGCGATCCGCTCATTTGGTGATGTGTTCGTTCCAATCATTCCAGCGCTTGTAGCAACAGGGTTATTTATGGGACTACGCGGTCTTGTGCTTCAAGAAGAGATACTTGCTCTATTCGGCTTAACACCAGGGGATATCTCAGATAACTTTATTCTATTTACACAAGTTCTAACGGATACAGCATTTATCTTCCTACCAGCGCTTGTAGCATGGTCAACCTTCCGAGTGTTTGGAGGAAATCCGACGATCGGTCTCGTACTCGGATTGATGCTTGTTACGCCTGCTCTTCCGAACGCATGGGAAGTAGCGGCAGGAAATGCAGAGCCACTTAAGTTTCTAGGGTTTATTCCAGTAGTAGGCTATCAAGGTTCGGTTATTCCCGCTTTTGTTGCAGGTTTACTCGGAGCAAAGTTAGAAAAACGAATTCGTAAAATAGTACCAGAAGCACTAGATCTTATTTTAACTCCGTTCCTAGTATTGTTAATTATGATTACTTTGTCGCTATTTGCGATCGGACCTATTTTCCATACGGTAGAAGAGTACATCATGGATGGTACGATTTATATTCTTGATCTTCCATTTGGTCTAAGTGGTTTAATCATTGGATTCTTCCATCAAATTATTGTTATTACAGGTGTTCATCACATTTTCAACTTCCTTGAAATTCAGTTGTTTGAAAACCTTGGCTACAATCCATTTAACCCAATTATTTCTGCGGCAATCGCAGCTCAGGGTGGGGCAGCACTTGCTGTTGGCCTGAAAACAAAGTCTAAGAAATTGAAAGCATTAGCCCTTCCATCTTCTTTATCTGCTTTTCTTGGAATTACAGAGCCGGCTATCTTTGGTGTCAATCTCCGGTATATGAAGCCATTTATCATGGGATTAATCGGTGGTGCAGTCGGGGGATTCCTCGCATCACTCTTTAAATTAAAAGCGACGGGCCTTGCAGTTACTGTTATCCCAGGTACATTACTATTCTTGAATAGTCAGATTGTATTGTATCTACTTGTTAACATCATTTCGATTGGGATTGCCTTTGGTCTTACATGGGCATTTGGCTACAAAGACGGTATGCTAGATAAATAA